The following DNA comes from Cheilinus undulatus linkage group 4, ASM1832078v1, whole genome shotgun sequence.
TGTAGGTTAAAATAATAGTATTTGGACATGCTTTGTGAAAGAAACCACCCTCATCACAGCCTCCCATAATTGGCAGATAAGGCAAATAGCCATTGATTTTTAACACTTTGAGGGTGTTAAGGcgattttatttcctttttttttattttgactgtaTTTAAGCTATTATGTATTTGGAGGGcaaggttttttttcatttgtattttaaaatttgtgtaTCAGAACCTGTAATAAGCCGATAATTTGGTCTGTACACTCTTTGTGTACTCTCAGTACCTTCATGACCAAAAAAGCTCCAttgaaaaccattaaaaccacaatttGTATTACTGAGTTATCACAGTGACAAAACTTGTATTTTATGATAAAGTCATTCATTTTGGAGTCATTGATTCTGATTTTCACGTTTTCTTATTCATCACCAAATGTCAGCCGGAGGGCACTGTTGTAGCAATTTaatcaaatgttaaaatgtaaaaagaaaaaaaacaaacataaaaatgtaagatgctgctcattattaacatttacttattttacattatttaaccAGGAACACCTCATTGatattaaaaatctaatttacaaGAATCTCcaggccaagacaggcagcagcacatttaacaaaagcatgaacacaaaaaaaacaaagcgattaaaatcaaagtcattagtcaaaacatctacaacctgatacATCATCATCCAATCAGGTTTTATTCAAGGCTGTAATAATCCCCTTCAAGCAAATCCGGTATGCATAtagtatccaccttattcctgggactgctactgtaaatctgaataaGGGTGAAACTTACAACGCTAAAGCGGAAGTACatcaaatacatgtattctGTTGCAGCGGCTAACGATACAGGCTAACTATGAGCGGCAGTTTTTTTGATAGGATTTCATCTTGGGTTCATAAATGTTGATATATCTTtgtaatcacatgttcacactCTTTGTATTGTGAGCTGTAAATAAGTTacccaccttattcctggggtgTCTACTGAAGCTACGAATGTGGGCGGGACTTCGGTGCtctaacaataatagcaaaaacgcGATTCTTCTTTTGGCTTTCTGAGGGATTTAGCGTCAACAGCAGTTGTTTTGAAAGGAGTAAGTCTTCACGCTagtaaatactgcttcatttttgtcaaatcaaACATGTAGCTAAATGTTATTAGAAGGTGAGAGTGACAATTGACATGTTCTGTAAAAGTCAGGACCTGTTGCGCTTTGTGGTACTTGTTCTGAATTCCTGCCTTTTCCGGTAGGTGGCAGCACATGTTAAGAGTTcaagctaatgctaagctattATGCTAACATTTTATCGCTAGTTTTTGATCTAATGTTGGTGTACTATACGACCTTTAAGTGGTTTTAAGACCGAAGCCAATGAGTTTATAACTGACGATAAACGGACTCAATGGACTCTCAAGagaatataaacatcagaagttttaaaagtcTCAATAACTGATGgactgagatttaaaaaagtgtttgaaataagcatttatagtgaaatattgagaatacatttaataaaatcaataataaagagtgaatcagtatggagtttaatatttgatttgttttcttattcaccttcaaacataaaacatgttaaaagctcataaaatcaaaagaatCAGTTATAAATCTTCCCTTTCCCTACCAAACACCCGACCTCATTTATAGGTTGTTTTCAGGCTGCGTTCGGTCCGTCATAGCCTTAATTTAGTCAAAAGATAGTCGTAGAAAATTGGGTTTTGTCTGTCTGATTTGGTTCATCCTTAGCCCAATAATAgtagtttaaaatatgaccaaTATGACCATATGACCAGTATAAAATATGACCATATTACAGCTAAGTCTTTATAGAGACGTCTTTTAAACAACCTAAAAAAATTATGGCTTTTCACCTTTCACTTTTCAATTAAATTTAGACGTTGTTTAAACATAGTGGAGACTTTCTTAACACCTTTTCAACTAATTTTTGCTTGGTGGGTTAGtagttatttctgtttattagattatgaagagaagtaaagtcagacagcagcagtctgtctgtcagtaagaaacatgtttgaaatcACTGCGGGGTCAATAAAGTTTCTATCAGTCTGATCGTTAGTGAGCGTCAGGTTTGATCATTAGCCTTCACACTAAATAATTAggataataaatgattttatgaTAAAGCATtatcatggtaaaaaaaagtctgcgtgttttttttttaacatactgCTTCATGCAGGTGTTTGTGATCCACACTAAGAGCAAACTCTGTATATGTGGAGATTTGTTTAgaataaatacagtacaaattTATGCAGAcacaatcagctgtttatgcctcttgacagctgattgatgatcagccgGCACCGTCATCATAAACTGAcgccgctgctgctgcagagggaAGGATGTCCCAGGAGCCATTAACATTGGTCTTTGGTCTTCAGTCCTCCGCGTTgattcctccagtctctccatgagtctctggtgggacggactaagactcaaggaaaaAACTCAAGCCAGAGACCCAAGccatttaaaagtcaaagtgagACGCAGCCTATGGCCCTATCCCAatgtccacactcacacactgactTTGAGTCAGGCTCCCTATTCCTATACTGATACAAAGCTAATAGAGTCAGCTGAATCCTATGCCTGTCTAGGTTATCTGAGGTGATTTCTTCACTTTGTTCTCTCTAGTAGAGGgtggagaaataataatattctaCCATTGGAAATGTAAGACAAAGTTTAGATATTTTAATCTTGTGATCGCTCTAATAATCATGTTTAGCATCTCGTTTCAATGAAAAGCCCCATTTAGACATACGGGAAGTCCATATTTCAAGCAAAGTATCATGGGGCTAGGAATGAGGTGGAATAAGAAACGTGATATTTTTTGCATTACCAATGAATGAATTAAACCTTAATTGCCCCTAAGGGAATTTGTCTTGCACCAACagcataaaacatgaatgaCAAAAGACACTGACATCCTGAGGAGcacataaaacaaattaaaacataagTAAAAAACATCACTAAAACCATCCAAAAGAATGACTAAAACAAAATCATTAGTAAGGCATCATGTGCAACATGTAAGGAATGTCAGGCGAGTTCAATAAAGTGCAGAGCTCATCTATTTCCAGAGCTTGCTGAGCAGCTGAATACTCTGCAGGATGCCTATTTTTGTTCTCCTCCTGAGCATTCTGTATCCTGAGGTTAGGAGCTCAGACTCAGACAAAAGGGAATgctggaagttttttttttttttaagttaattttgGTTGCCAAGTTCAATGTGTATCGCACTGTCAGTTTGGAGATGTCGCACATTTGTTATCTTTGATCCCAGTCTAGCCACCTTATCCAGTTTGCAACCCTCCCCCAACACTGAATACAAATAATTAACactttcaataacatttttggaacttaatttcagcatgatgctgtcaacATTAAAACTCCTCAGTTTTCTTAAATACAGACGATGTTGTGCCTCAGCAAATCTTGTGTTAGCATTGTAATTCCATGTCAGCTTATCACCAATAATGGTGCCAAGATACTTGCACTCCTGTACTATTTCAATGGTTGTGCCATTCATAATAACAGGAGTGATTGCTTGAACTGAATTGATTGCTTCCTAAAATCAGTAATCCTTCAtaatcaaatgtttttgcacttaaactaGCATTGAAAGgggttacatttttaaaaatgaatcaatatttgatattcCTGATCAGTTCTGATGATTATGCTAGAATTTTGCGCTAAAAAAGTACAACATGACATTTTGTAATATCTCACAATTAAAAGAtgaatgaattaaaagtggaaaaaaaagtatttttgtttctATATATGCATGGTGTCCATGAACACCCAGGCCATGGTTTGGACACTTCTGACATATACAATGATTAGTAAATAAATCTGTAACCTACACCTGAAACACTTCTCTCTCTTCTAGgggaaatgtaaaataatgtcgCTGAAATGTTACATGTTGGAGCTGATCATGGTCATCGATGAAGAAGAACTGTGGGAGAACACGAAAACAGGATGCATCCTTGAGTTTAATGACAAACTGCCTCCTGAAGATGAATATGTAAGTCCTTTTTACAAAACCCTCCTCCAGTTATCTTTGATTTGAAGAATGGAGCTTACACTGTAACAACATTGCATGCACCCACTAATgatgtgttaaaatgtcaaaaatgtataaaaaatatttttagtgtCAGTGCAGATACGTTAATTTACCACCATGACGTATTGACGCACCCTGTGTTTGATCAGTATTTGAAAATAAGCTtgatttttatctattttttaaatttcaggttGGCTGTCCACCATGTGAAGCATACACACTTAGAAATATTACAATATTCCTGGACAGACTTAGTAATCTATTGCAAGAAATGAATGCAGCGGAGAATGTATAAATcatgtaaaatgatgaaaacatgataagctatatatgtgtatatgtatatttGTAAAGAACTGTgcctgtgctttttttttttgtaaatatcacatttttaatgcaaCCATGACTAAAAGCACTCCTGTATTTATGTCAGACCTTTGTAAGTAGAATGTGAACCAGTTTAAATGTATACAATGGCTTTTAGCTATTCTCTTGTTGAATATTAAGTTGCTCCGTCCCTTTATGTCTGCATCCGCCCTAAcagttatacatttttaaaggtgcaTCATGGAGTAGCTTCCAGCAGCTGTATGTACTGTGATAATAATACACTGTACTTATTTTATTAAACTCTCTGCTCAACACTAGTGAATGTAACTCCAGTGAACTCCAGTACAAGACGTGTCCTCATATCGTTTTGTACCTCcagtaaaaaatgtcaaaactattgagtgttttgttgtatttctttttcaataGAGATAACTAAGGGCTTATGTCAGCTGTTCATTAGGGAAACTGCAGCAACTTCAGAGGGGATGTATCAAACCAAAGTTGTATCAAGTTCAACTTCTTTGCCTCTGTGCTTGGCTGGACTGCGATTCATTTGTGTCCCcttatttaaaacatgttttatagcACACAGTAACAGTGCGCTACCTTCAAACTTTGGAAGAGCTTTAATGTCAGGAATGAAATGATAAAACTAAAGGGGAAAAGATagttttttaatatatatactTGATAAAATGTTAAAGGATAAAGAGGATGAAATCCTGAAGACTGAAAATATCAACCTGTCAAGAAAAAAGTCGAAATGTTGGGAGACAAATAGGTAAATGttgagaaaatgtcaaaatgttgagaaaagtTACAATTTgggtaaaaaagggttaaaatgagagaaaataagAAGAGACACCAAGAAAAAGCTGAATTGTAGGGTAGAGGATTAAGGCACTTCTAATGCCAGGTACTtggagattaaagtcaaaaccTTGGTAGCATAACCTACCGATCTGCTTACAGCAAAGCTGAGATCAACCAAGGACTTGGACTTGCATATGGGGCGATGGGTTCGCTGAGCAGTTCTAGGGCCTTCTGGTCTCACtattgtgaggcctggatgttaaCTCATGGACAGAGGCgccgactggactcctttgtgacgaTTTCTCTCTGGTATCTTGGGGaagggcaaggatggaaagGGTCAGTTGCCTGGAACGGGAACGACACCTGAGGGCATCTGATGCTCTtacctgggcctgatccagctcaccgctAGGTACCCAAGATcaggtgggctggtccagatgctggGGGCGACCACGTGTGTCTTGGAGGGATTTAACTGTGAGGAAACCTGGACAGAGGTGGGGCacgggcctggcacaggcctggaggatggccatctgggggccagagcagtacaggaccaaggttgacacagCAAGTGCTGAATCGGCATACACTCCAATACCTGACTTGACTTTGTCGgcatgctgttgtttttctctcattgCTCTTTCATGGAGGATGCATTCATTCCACCCCACCATGGTAAGAAACAGGGACCCACCATGGACTCTATAAGATGTGGACAATGTCTCAGCAAAGTCACCAAAGAGTTTCTGAAGAGATGCTTTGAAGCTGACCAAGGATAGCATATTAGTGATACTAACCTCTTCACACATTATCAGTGTAGTAACAGAGAGGGGTAGGCCATATACTCTACCACACATCTGGAGGTCACAAACTTCACACGCTACCTTAAAGTATAAAAAGCTGAACGTTTAGTGCTCTTGGCTCACTCTTGTTAATGGAGACACAgaggatgttttttgtttgtttgttttgtagcaGTCTTCTGTACTTAATCTGAGTATAAGGCTTTGTAAATCctgtatttttgtcaaaatgtagcTCAATGTCCATCCCATGTGTGTGCAGAGtaacaaagaataaaaagttTACCCCTGCCCTGAGAGAGTAACAGAGGACGTCAGACTGAGCCTTAGATATCAGGTCAGCAACAGATGGAAAATCTCACCCTTATTTAGGCAAACTCTCCTAAAATAATGCAGACGGGGCTGTTCAAGAATCTGTTACATCACAAATGCTACAACGAGAGGATGAATATTGCTGAAGTCTCTATATAGAAACTACACACCCTTATCTCAGTAGTAAGAAGGGAAAGACTGTAAGTGGTTTGGAATTGTATGCAGGCTTGCCCATAGGAATGGCTGGGCCCCTGGAGAACCCTGAGAGGGCCCTCCCTGTGATTTACTGATCTCAATGCATGTTTGTTGGTGTTAGCCTGCTAGATAACATTTACTTccttttggagctgaaagtaTGTTAAGTAGTTGGTTTGAACATACCCTAGAAATTTGCATCAGTTCCTTCTCTTTTCCTGACATCCTGACCATGGTGGAAAGTGCAAAATTgctttaaaagtggcaaaacttgcagaaaatttaattaaaagagtttttttttaaagtgaaaaaagggtTTAAGTGTTAATAAgacaaggcaaggcaagtttatttgtatagcacatttcagcaacaaggcaattcaaagtgcgtCACACAGGACATTAACATACAAtgacaaatggaaaaaagaaacacaatgaaaacattttaaatgaaacatgtaaaaggtgattaaaaacagcaaataagaccCACAAAAGATAAAACCCAGGctcctccctttttttttcatattgtcaGAAACAACCTCGATCCATAGACCGGATTCTGTCCCAGACAGTTTCATGTTACTGACCTATCCTGGCTGCCAGAAACAACCTTGGTCCGAAGACCGGATTCTGTCCCAGACAGTTCCATGTGTCTGGCCAATACCAGATCCTTATCTGAGCTCCAAGCTCTCaacttaaaacaatttaaaagaaaaatgtaaaaagtcataaaaacagcaaataaaaacccataaatataaaaacacacatattaaagtaaaagttacagtgcagagttcgagcaaaaatagaaaatttgaGAAGTGCTAAAGTTttttagtcaaaggcagcagtgaacaggtgtgtcttcaaccttgatttaaaagaacttaaactctcagcagacctgatgttttctgggagtttgtaAGGGACAATACATGTGTAAAGTGGAAATAACAGGAGTTAAACACagttaaactgtcaaaaatgtgcattaaacATAGCGAAAAGGGGAtgattttggcaaaaatgggttcacaTAGGCAAAAtataggcagaaagtggaaaaagtgggttaaaaggggGAACATGGGTGTAACAAATTGTGAAATGAgattaaaactgtcaaaaatggacataaaaagaaatcaaaagagGTTAACAGTCGCAAGAATTGGCTTACAGAAGCAAAGATAGGcagaacatggcaaaaatgggttaaaagtagctaAAACCTGTAGAAAAAGTTGTGGAAAGGTTTTAAGAAGGTGGCAAAGATgcttgaaaagtggcaaaacatgcaGGAATAGTAATAGAAGGAGtttaagaagtggcagaaaaaggtggggaaattgagtttaaaagttacaaaatgtGAGTTAAGtgacaataactggcataataaagagtgaaatacagttaaaaatggcagaaatatgCATAAAACATAGTAAGAAGGGGCTGatattgacaaaaatgagtaaacACAGGCAAAGAATGGtgagaaagtggcaaacatgagtttaaagaagcaaaaatctGTAGTAAAACTGATTTGCAAAGCCTGGAAAGTGGCAAACTGGCTTTAAGGTGGCGATAGTGgccaggaaaagtggtgaattaggattagaaagtggaaaaaagagtTCAAAGTCTCAAAATTTGtttaatgttgtaaaaaaatgggcaggaatAAAGTGAAGAAAACGGGttaaaaggtagcaaaaatgggtaaaagaggaaaaaaaaggttaaaaataggcagaattgatgaaaagtgggacaaatgggcagaaaaagtgtttaaagagGGGTTAAAGGGTGGAAGGAATAAatgatttcaacatcagaacccaataacagcttttcaactccaaaatgaggtaactatTAGCcatgatgctagcaccaatgctactgatccacgTGCATTAACTATTgacaaatcacagctggggagggcttGTCAGGGGAAGTTTGTATACTCTGAggaaactaaaaaataaaaactattctCCATAAACCTGCATATACCCTGTACTGCACCACTGCCCATAGCCATATGTAGGCAGACAAAGGCAAGCCTGGGCCCCCTCCTCCTTTGTTACCCCACCTAATCTGCAGCCATGCCTGTAAGCATCTGtaaaagatgcagttggctgtaGAGTCAGGTGCTGGTCTGAGGTTTGTCAATTCCTTTAGATTAGTGGTTGCAAATGAAAAGTCGCCAAAGTGAAGAGTAAACAGTGAAAGAATTTGGCAAAGCAGTCA
Coding sequences within:
- the LOC121507833 gene encoding interleukin-15-like isoform X2: MPRRTTHGVEFQLTCNLYRESLKTQVWLCFLILSFSTTSTCAVLRRDRTHLQDCVDWLKPSIEKSDAMLYAPSADDVEGKCKIMSLKCYMLELIMVIDEEELWENTKTGCILEFNDKLPPEDEYVGCPPCEAYTLRNITIFLDRLSNLLQEMNAAENV